Part of the Natrinema caseinilyticum genome is shown below.
TCGGGATCGGTGCCCTCGTCGCGGCGGATGCCGGCGGCGCGGGTTCGATCACCGTCGTCGGGACGGAAGCGGACCGCGGCGATCGACTCCCGCTCGCGCGAGACCTCGGCGCGACGCGTGCAGTCACGGCGGCGGCGGTGACCGACGGGCTCGAGGAGGAAGTCGACGTCTTCGTGGAAGCCTCGGGTCACCCCGACGCGCTTTCGCTCGCGTCGTCGGCGACCCGGCGGGACGGCGAGATCGTTCAGATCGGCATCTTCCATGGCACGGAGACGGTCCCGGTCGAACTCACTCGCCTCGTTCGACGGGGCGTTTCGATCACGTCGGTGTACGGCCGGCGAGACACGAGTTGGCGGCGAGCGATCGCGATCGCCGAGAAAACGGACCTCTCGCCCGCGCTCGGTCCCGCGTTCCCCCTCGCCGACTACGAGGACGCCTTCGACGCGACGCGAGCGCGCGAAGGGATCAAGGTCACGCTGCACCCGTGAACAATCGATTCTCGAGACGAGTCGATGGTGATCCTCGAAAAGGCTAGAATTGTTCGGTTCGCGCGCGAGTAACGCGCCCGTCCTATTTCTCCTGATCGGTGTAGAGTTCGTCCGGGTCGAGATCCTCGCGGATGAGCCGTAATTCCTCTTCGCGCGGGTCGGGAGTGGTCCCGAGGTCGTCTGCGAACTCGATCTCCCACCCGGTTCGGTCGAGAACCGCTTCGCGCGTCGCGTTCGGGTGGAGCGCATCGACGTACATCTCACCGCGTTCGTCGAAGCGACAGACGGCGAGGTCCGTGATGACCGCTTCCGGTCCGCCCGAGAGCCCGAGTTCCTCCCGTCCCTCACGGCCGCCGACGAAGCCGGGACTCGTGATGAAATCGACCTCTTCGGGGAATCGCCGTTCGGAGTGGGGCGTGATAATCAGCGTTCGGTCGACGTGGCCCGCGATTTCGCACGCACCGCCGCTCCCCGGCAGACGAACGGTAGGGTCGTCGTAGTCGCCGATGACCGTCGAGTTGATGTTGCCGTACTTGTCGATCTGTGCGCCGCCGAGGAAGCCCACGTCGAGGCGGCCAGCCTGCAACTGGTAGTTGAAGTTGTTCCGCATCGGTTCGATCGAGATCGCACCCGAGGCCAGCACCGGGTCGCCGATCGAAAGCGGCGGCTTCGACGGATCGGAGCCGATCGTTCCCGACTCGTAGACCATTCGCAACTCCGGCGCGTGCGTGCGCTTGGCGACGTTACACGCCAGGTTCGGCTTGCCGATCCCGACGAGTACCGAGTCGTCGTTCTCGAGTTCCCTGGCCGCCGCTACCACCATCAACTCGCTGTTCGTGTAGTTCATCGGTGTGCCTCCGTGCAGTCGATCGGTCGGTCGGTCGCGCCCGTGCCTCGAGCGCTCGAGCAGGTGTCGGTCGCGTTCATTTGTACGCCCCCATGTTGACGGGTTCGGCGTACGCGTTGTCCGGATCGAGATCGAGCAGTCGGTCGACGCCGAGTTTCTCGACGTACTCCCGGCGGTCCTCGACGCCGTAGACCCACTCGTCGAGCCAGGCTTCGACCCGGTCGACGTCGCTCGCGATGTCGGCCCACTCGATGTACGCTTCGTTGTCCCGGCCGTAGTACCCCTGGGCGTACGACGGATGGGAGCCGTAGGGATCGTGGACGACGTAGTCGACGTCGTCGCTCGTGATGAGCGTCCGGTTCGGATCGCTCCGAATGGTCTCTTCGGGGCAGAGTTCCTCGACCGTGAGGATCACCGTATCGGCGGCCAGTGCGGCGACTTTCACCTCACCCTGGATTCCCCAGAGGTGAGCGTTGCCGTTCTCGTCGGCCCGCTGGGCGCGGACGACCGCCACGTCCGGCTCGATCGGAGCGACGGCGTACACGTAGTCGTCGTCGAACGGGCTCTCGATCCGCGCGATGTTGTCGTTGTGGTCCGGAAGATCGGAGCCGATAAAGCCGCGCAACGGCGCGAACGGAAGGTTCGACGCACCGGCGTCGAGGGCGGCGACGAGTCCGAAGTGCGTGTACTCCTCGAGTTCGAGTTCGGTCGGGATCCCCTCCTCGGCCGCCCGGCGGAACGCGGGCAGACTTCCGACGCCGGGGTTGCCGGCCCACGAGAAGGTCGCTTTTCGGGCACAGCCGGCGGCGATCATCTGGTCGTAGATCAGATCCGGCGTGGCTCTGACGAGTTCGAGGTCGCGTTTCTCCTGTCTGATTATCTCGTGACCCGCTGCGAACGGGATGAGGTGCGTGAAACCCGCGAGATAGACGCTATCACCGTCTGAGACGCCGTCACTGATGGCGTCTTGCATGGACGTGATGGTACTCATAGCTGCTCTGAACTACGAGAAGGATGGCGGAACGGCCATATAAGAATTCCTGTTACGAGACGGGAGCGGGGCCGAAACGGGCGCGTGAGCCGTTTGGTGGTGGGTCTCGTTCACAGGGTGCGCGGGGCGACGGACGCGACGGTGGCGGTATCGATCAGTCGTAGGTTCGCCGTCCGATCTCGCGGGCTTCGATCTCCTCCCAATCGTATTCGACCCCGAGGCCGGGCCCGTCCGGTACCTGGACGTGGCCGTCCGCGTCGACGGTGTCCAGCATGTCGGAATAGTCGTCCGCGTACACGGGCGGCTGGGTGTTCGGGCAGATGGGATGGACGAGCGCCACCTCGTAGTAGTTGCTATTGCGGGTCGCGGCGAGACAGTGGCGCTGGGCCGGCCCGGGGGCGTGATACTCCACGTCGAGACCGAACCCTTCCGCCATGTGCGCGATTTTCATCGCGCCCGTGATCCCGCCGTCGTACTCGGGATCCGCCCGAACGAAGTCTGTCGATTCCGTCGCGACGAAGTCCGTATGGGGCTCGAGTCCGCGGACGTGCTCGGTCTGGAGAATCGGCGTCTCGAGCGACTCCCGGAGCTTCCGGTGTGCGTGCTGGGAGACGCCGCCGTCGCGGTAGGGATCTTCGTACCAGAGGAACTCCGCTTCGTCGCACGCCTTCCCGATCTTCAGCGCGTCGGCGAACGTCACCGGGTTACAGGCCGGATCGAGCATCAAATCCATCTCGTCGCCGACGCGTCGACCGACCTCGCGAACGGTCTCTGCCGTCTCCTCGGCGTCAGTCCAGTCGCCGCCCCAGTCGTGAATTTTGAAGCCCTGATAGCCCATTTCGAGGCACTCTTCGGCGAAGTCGGCGAACGCCGCGGGCGAATCGAGACCGCCGTTCCTGTCGCCCTGATACGTCGAGGCGTACGCGGGGAAGGACTCGCGATACGTGCCGAGTAGTTCGTGGATCGGCGCGTCGCGGTACTTGCCGGCGAAATCCCACAGCGCGATGTCGATCGGTCCCATTCCCATCCAGTCGTACTTTCGGAGGGCGCGCTTCAACGCGCTCCAGTGGCGTTCGCGCTCGAGCGGGTTCTTCCCGACGAGGTAGTCCGCGACCATGTTGAGCTGTGCGGCCGCCGGCGAATTACCGCCGACGTACTCGCCGGTGATTCCCTCGTCGGTGTGGACCCGCAATGCGAAGAGTTTTCGCTCGGTCGTCGTCCCCGGTTCGTAGACGATGCTGAACCCGTTCGGTGCGTATCCGACGTCGGGAAGCTCGTAGCCGAATTCCACCGACTCGATGCGTGTGATCGTTGGTGCCATCGATACGCTGTCACAGGCGTACGCGTTGCAAATGGCTTTGCATTGCGGTGATGCGCAATCCGAGCGCAAAGGGTTAGGACGCTCCGTCGAAACGGAAATAGCATGGTATCTCACGGATTCGTATTACCGACCCGCGGCGTCGTACTGTCAGCCGACGACTCGCTCGAGCAAGCCGCTCGCGTAGACTCCGAGGTGATCGGTCTCGCGCGGCGGGCCGAAGCGCTCGGATTCGACGGCGTCTGGGCGGGTGACAGCGTGCTCGCGAAAC
Proteins encoded:
- a CDS encoding CoA-transferase subunit beta, giving the protein MNYTNSELMVVAAARELENDDSVLVGIGKPNLACNVAKRTHAPELRMVYESGTIGSDPSKPPLSIGDPVLASGAISIEPMRNNFNYQLQAGRLDVGFLGGAQIDKYGNINSTVIGDYDDPTVRLPGSGGACEIAGHVDRTLIITPHSERRFPEEVDFITSPGFVGGREGREELGLSGGPEAVITDLAVCRFDERGEMYVDALHPNATREAVLDRTGWEIEFADDLGTTPDPREEELRLIREDLDPDELYTDQEK
- a CDS encoding CoA transferase subunit A, producing the protein MSTITSMQDAISDGVSDGDSVYLAGFTHLIPFAAGHEIIRQEKRDLELVRATPDLIYDQMIAAGCARKATFSWAGNPGVGSLPAFRRAAEEGIPTELELEEYTHFGLVAALDAGASNLPFAPLRGFIGSDLPDHNDNIARIESPFDDDYVYAVAPIEPDVAVVRAQRADENGNAHLWGIQGEVKVAALAADTVILTVEELCPEETIRSDPNRTLITSDDVDYVVHDPYGSHPSYAQGYYGRDNEAYIEWADIASDVDRVEAWLDEWVYGVEDRREYVEKLGVDRLLDLDPDNAYAEPVNMGAYK
- a CDS encoding enolase C-terminal domain-like protein; translation: MAPTITRIESVEFGYELPDVGYAPNGFSIVYEPGTTTERKLFALRVHTDEGITGEYVGGNSPAAAQLNMVADYLVGKNPLERERHWSALKRALRKYDWMGMGPIDIALWDFAGKYRDAPIHELLGTYRESFPAYASTYQGDRNGGLDSPAAFADFAEECLEMGYQGFKIHDWGGDWTDAEETAETVREVGRRVGDEMDLMLDPACNPVTFADALKIGKACDEAEFLWYEDPYRDGGVSQHAHRKLRESLETPILQTEHVRGLEPHTDFVATESTDFVRADPEYDGGITGAMKIAHMAEGFGLDVEYHAPGPAQRHCLAATRNSNYYEVALVHPICPNTQPPVYADDYSDMLDTVDADGHVQVPDGPGLGVEYDWEEIEAREIGRRTYD